A single genomic interval of Amycolatopsis albispora harbors:
- a CDS encoding aldehyde dehydrogenase family protein, with product MADFFIGGQWVASVAGKTREIRCPANGSLVAEVAEGTREDTEAAIAAARDAFDIGPWPSTPSWKRGDVLLRVAELLERDKASFARAESLDTGKRLVESEYDMDDIAACFRYFGKLAGQDSGRVVDTGNPDAISRITYEPVGVCGLITPWNYPLLQTAWKVAPALAAGNTFVLKPSELTPHTSIMLMRLLMEAGVPDGVANLVLGAGPEAGAPLSEHPDVDLVSFTGGLATGRIVAAAAAATVKKVALELGGKNPNVVFADADFDTAVDFALTAVFLHSGQVCSAGARLIVQEELHDQLVDEIVRRAELIRIGGPFDPDAETGPLISAAHLAKVEDYVAKAIAEGAVLRTGGKRPEGEKYAGGHYYLPTVLDNVTQGSFAVREESFGPVLTVETFTDEDDAVRIANDTHYGLAGGVFTSDVSKAQRVANRLRHGTIWINDYHPYLPQAEWGGFKQSGFGRELGPTGLAEYQEAKHIYQNTRPGPQHWFSGGQS from the coding sequence ATGGCGGACTTCTTCATCGGTGGGCAGTGGGTGGCCTCGGTCGCGGGGAAGACCAGGGAGATCCGGTGCCCGGCCAACGGTTCACTGGTCGCCGAGGTCGCGGAAGGCACGCGCGAGGACACCGAGGCGGCCATCGCCGCCGCGCGCGACGCCTTCGACATCGGGCCGTGGCCGTCCACGCCGAGCTGGAAACGCGGTGACGTCCTGCTCCGGGTGGCCGAGCTGCTGGAGCGCGACAAGGCGAGCTTCGCTCGGGCCGAATCGCTCGACACCGGCAAGCGGCTGGTGGAGAGCGAATACGACATGGACGACATCGCCGCCTGCTTCCGCTACTTCGGCAAGCTCGCCGGGCAGGACAGCGGCCGGGTGGTGGACACCGGCAATCCGGACGCGATCAGCCGGATCACCTACGAGCCGGTGGGTGTCTGCGGGCTGATCACACCGTGGAACTACCCGCTGCTGCAGACCGCGTGGAAGGTGGCCCCGGCGCTGGCCGCGGGCAACACCTTCGTGCTCAAGCCGAGCGAGCTGACCCCGCACACCTCGATCATGCTGATGCGCCTGCTGATGGAGGCCGGCGTGCCGGACGGGGTGGCCAACCTGGTGCTGGGCGCGGGCCCGGAGGCGGGCGCGCCGCTGTCCGAGCACCCGGACGTGGACCTGGTCTCGTTCACCGGCGGGCTGGCCACCGGCCGGATCGTGGCGGCCGCCGCGGCGGCCACGGTCAAGAAGGTGGCGCTGGAACTCGGTGGCAAGAACCCGAACGTGGTCTTCGCCGACGCCGACTTCGACACCGCGGTCGACTTCGCGCTGACCGCGGTCTTCCTGCACTCGGGCCAGGTCTGCTCGGCGGGTGCCCGGCTGATCGTGCAGGAGGAGCTGCACGATCAGCTGGTCGACGAGATCGTCCGCCGCGCCGAGCTGATCCGGATCGGCGGCCCGTTCGATCCCGACGCCGAGACCGGCCCGCTGATCTCCGCGGCGCACCTGGCCAAGGTGGAGGACTACGTGGCCAAGGCGATCGCCGAGGGCGCCGTGCTGCGCACCGGCGGGAAGCGCCCCGAGGGCGAGAAGTACGCGGGCGGCCACTACTACCTGCCGACCGTGCTGGACAACGTGACGCAGGGCAGCTTCGCGGTCCGCGAGGAGTCCTTCGGCCCGGTGCTCACCGTGGAGACCTTCACCGACGAGGACGACGCGGTGCGCATCGCCAACGACACGCACTACGGCCTCGCGGGCGGGGTGTTCACCTCGGACGTGTCCAAGGCGCAGCGCGTGGCGAACCGGCTGCGGCACGGCACGATCTGGATCAACGACTACCACCCGTACCTGCCGCAGGCCGAATGGGGCGGGTTCAAGCAGTCCGGCTTCGGCCGCGAACTCGGCCCGACCGGGCTCGCCGAATACCAGGAGGCCAAGCACATCTACCAGAACACCCGGCCAGGACCGCAGCACTGGTTCTCCGGCGGCCAAAGCTGA
- a CDS encoding APC family permease, whose protein sequence is MSQTDDGLAGFGYKQELERTLGNFHTFAAGISYISILTGTFQLFYFGFSFGGPAYWWSWPLVFAGQLMVALSFAELAAHYPVAGSIYNWSKRLGSQHVAWLAGWMMLTASIVTIASVALAYQITLPQILDFFQFAEDPAVNAVILGTALIVFTTVVNAWGVQLMARINSAGVFIELIAAVLLIVLLAANITRGPEVVMETQDTGAGHSMGYLGAFLVASLASTYVMYGFDTASSLGEESHNPRRNAPKAILRALIASFVIGGLILLFALMAVGDINNPEIATGGLQFIVLDVLGSTVGKVFLVTVVIAITVCNLAVQSAAIRMMFAMARDNALPAGSKLARISPKTKTPVIPAVVTGVLAVVILVVNVGQPQIFTVITSIGIIMIYIAYLLVTVPMLVKRFRGQWPPPETPGVKYFSLGKLGLPVNILGVLWGAGIVVNLAWPRREVYNATEPYHWYLEWGAVLFVGGVAVVGFAYYWFRLRHHTGILDDHRATDPEKQEETA, encoded by the coding sequence ATGAGTCAGACCGACGACGGCCTGGCCGGTTTCGGCTACAAGCAGGAACTGGAAAGAACGCTCGGGAACTTCCACACCTTCGCCGCCGGCATCTCCTACATCTCCATCCTCACCGGCACCTTCCAGCTGTTCTACTTCGGCTTCAGCTTCGGCGGGCCCGCCTACTGGTGGTCGTGGCCGCTGGTGTTCGCCGGTCAGCTGATGGTGGCGCTGTCCTTCGCCGAGCTGGCCGCGCACTACCCGGTGGCCGGTTCGATCTACAACTGGTCGAAGCGGCTGGGCAGCCAGCACGTGGCCTGGCTGGCCGGCTGGATGATGCTGACCGCGTCGATCGTGACCATCGCGTCGGTGGCGCTGGCCTACCAGATCACGCTGCCGCAGATCCTGGACTTCTTCCAGTTCGCCGAGGACCCCGCGGTGAACGCGGTGATCCTGGGCACGGCGCTGATCGTGTTCACCACGGTGGTCAACGCGTGGGGTGTGCAGCTGATGGCGCGGATCAACAGCGCCGGGGTGTTCATCGAGCTGATCGCCGCGGTGCTGCTGATCGTGCTGCTGGCGGCCAACATCACCCGCGGCCCGGAGGTGGTGATGGAGACGCAGGACACCGGTGCCGGGCACAGCATGGGTTATCTCGGCGCGTTCCTGGTCGCCTCGCTCGCCTCGACGTACGTGATGTACGGCTTCGACACCGCCAGCTCGCTCGGCGAGGAGTCGCACAACCCGCGGCGCAACGCGCCGAAGGCCATCCTGCGCGCGCTGATCGCGTCGTTTGTCATCGGCGGGCTCATCCTGCTGTTCGCGCTGATGGCGGTCGGGGACATCAACAACCCGGAGATCGCCACCGGCGGGCTGCAGTTCATCGTGCTGGACGTGCTGGGCAGCACGGTCGGCAAGGTCTTCCTGGTCACCGTGGTCATCGCGATCACCGTGTGCAACCTGGCGGTCCAGTCGGCCGCCATCCGGATGATGTTCGCGATGGCACGTGACAACGCGCTGCCCGCCGGGTCGAAACTGGCCCGGATCTCGCCGAAGACCAAGACCCCGGTGATCCCGGCGGTGGTGACCGGCGTGCTGGCGGTGGTGATCCTGGTGGTCAACGTGGGCCAGCCGCAGATCTTCACGGTGATCACCAGCATCGGCATCATCATGATCTACATCGCCTACCTGCTGGTGACGGTGCCCATGCTGGTCAAGCGGTTCCGCGGGCAGTGGCCGCCGCCGGAAACGCCGGGGGTGAAGTACTTCTCGCTCGGCAAGCTCGGGCTGCCGGTGAACATTCTCGGGGTGCTGTGGGGAGCCGGGATCGTGGTGAACCTGGCCTGGCCGCGGCGTGAGGTCTACAACGCCACCGAGCCCTACCACTGGTACCTGGAATGGGGCGCGGTGCTCTTTGTCGGCGGGGTGGCCGTGGTCGGCTTCGCCTACTACTGGTTCCGGCTGCGCCACCACACCGGCATTCTCGACGACCACCGGGCGACCGACCCGGAGAAACAGGAGGAAACCGCGTGA
- a CDS encoding GMC family oxidoreductase — translation MSEEFDYVIVGGGTAGSVLAARLSEDSSVTVCLLEAGPSDVDDDAILKLDRWMALLESAYDWDYLVEPQDSGNSFLRHARAKVLGGCSSHNSCIAFWAPAEDLDEWASLGLPGWSAADIFPLYKELETNDGPGEHHGRSGPVTIRSVPPHDPVGVALLEACEQAGIPRTEFNSGKTVTHGANWFQINAREDGTRSSASVSYLHPILGKRPNLEVRTGLRAKKLVFDGKRCTGVEYQAPDLLHSREIRARREVVLSAGAIDSPKLLMLSGIGPAEHLREVGVEVLVDSPGVGENLQDHPEGLVQWDAKQPMVTESTQWWEIGIFTTTEPGLDRPDLMFHYGSVPFDLNTLRHGYPTTENGFCLTPNVTRSRSTGTVRLRTRDFRDRPKVDPRYFTDPHDMRVMTYGVRLAREIVAQPAMAAYAGAELAPGAEAQTDDEIADYLRKTHNTVYHPSCTVKMGAADDPMAPLDERLRVRGVDGLRVCDGSAMPFLVAVNPCITTMAIGERCADMIAEDAKA, via the coding sequence GTGAGCGAGGAGTTCGACTACGTCATCGTGGGCGGGGGGACCGCCGGTTCGGTGCTGGCGGCGCGCTTGTCGGAGGACTCGTCGGTCACCGTGTGCCTGCTCGAAGCCGGTCCGTCCGATGTGGACGATGACGCGATTCTGAAGCTGGACCGGTGGATGGCGTTGCTGGAGTCGGCCTATGACTGGGACTACCTGGTCGAGCCGCAGGACTCCGGCAACTCGTTCCTGCGCCACGCCAGGGCGAAGGTGCTCGGCGGGTGCTCCTCGCACAACTCGTGCATCGCGTTCTGGGCCCCGGCCGAGGACCTCGACGAATGGGCCTCGCTCGGCCTGCCCGGCTGGTCGGCGGCGGACATCTTCCCGCTGTACAAGGAACTCGAGACCAACGACGGGCCCGGCGAGCACCACGGCCGGTCCGGCCCGGTGACCATTCGCTCGGTGCCGCCGCACGACCCGGTCGGGGTGGCCCTGCTGGAGGCGTGCGAGCAGGCGGGGATCCCGCGCACCGAATTCAACTCCGGCAAGACGGTGACGCACGGCGCGAACTGGTTCCAGATCAACGCCCGCGAGGACGGCACGCGGTCCTCGGCGTCGGTGTCGTACCTGCACCCGATCCTCGGCAAGCGGCCGAACCTGGAGGTCCGGACCGGGCTGCGGGCGAAGAAGCTGGTGTTCGACGGCAAGCGCTGCACCGGTGTCGAATACCAGGCGCCGGACCTGTTGCACAGCAGGGAAATCCGCGCGCGCCGCGAGGTGGTCCTGAGCGCGGGCGCGATCGACTCGCCGAAGCTGCTGATGCTTTCCGGCATCGGGCCCGCCGAGCACCTGCGCGAGGTCGGCGTCGAGGTGCTGGTGGACTCGCCGGGCGTCGGCGAGAACCTGCAGGACCACCCCGAGGGCCTGGTCCAGTGGGACGCCAAGCAGCCGATGGTCACCGAATCCACGCAGTGGTGGGAAATCGGCATCTTCACCACCACCGAGCCGGGCCTGGACCGGCCGGACCTGATGTTCCACTACGGTTCGGTGCCGTTCGACCTGAACACCCTGCGGCACGGTTACCCGACCACGGAGAACGGCTTCTGCCTGACCCCGAACGTCACCCGCAGCCGCTCGACCGGCACGGTTCGCCTGCGCACCAGGGACTTCCGCGACCGGCCGAAGGTGGATCCGCGGTACTTCACCGATCCGCACGACATGCGCGTGATGACCTACGGCGTGCGCCTGGCGCGGGAGATCGTGGCCCAGCCCGCCATGGCCGCGTACGCCGGTGCCGAACTCGCCCCGGGCGCCGAAGCCCAGACCGACGACGAGATCGCGGACTACCTGCGCAAGACGCACAACACCGTGTACCACCCGTCGTGCACGGTGAAAATGGGCGCCGCGGACGACCCGATGGCACCACTCGACGAACGCCTGCGGGTGCGCGGTGTCGACGGCCTCCGCGTCTGCGACGGCTCGGCCATGCCGTTCCTGGTCGCGGTGAACCCGTGCATCACCACCATGGCCATCGGCGAACGCTGCGCCGACATGATCGCCGAAGACGCCAAGGCCTAG